A window from Pseudomonas alloputida encodes these proteins:
- a CDS encoding DedA family protein yields the protein MDFNPLDLILHLDAYLDLLVTNYGPWIYAILFTVIFCETGLVVMPFLPGDSLLFIAGAVAAGGGMDPVLLAGLLMAAAILGDSTNYVIGRTAGERLFNNPNSKIFRRDYLQRTHDFYERHGGKTVTMARFLPILRTFAPFVAGIAHMHYPRFLGFSVAGSLLWVGGLVTLGYFFGNVPFIKQHLSLMVVGIIILSLVPMILGLLRGRLGRTAKAH from the coding sequence ATGGATTTCAACCCGCTGGACCTTATCCTGCATCTCGATGCCTACCTCGATCTGCTGGTCACCAATTACGGTCCCTGGATCTACGCCATCCTGTTCACCGTGATCTTCTGCGAAACCGGCCTGGTAGTGATGCCATTCCTGCCGGGCGACTCGTTGCTGTTCATCGCCGGCGCCGTTGCGGCGGGTGGCGGCATGGACCCGGTACTGCTGGCCGGCCTGCTGATGGCCGCTGCAATCCTGGGCGACAGCACCAATTACGTGATAGGCCGAACAGCCGGCGAGCGCTTGTTCAACAACCCCAACTCCAAGATCTTCCGCCGCGACTACCTGCAACGTACCCACGATTTCTATGAACGCCATGGCGGCAAGACCGTGACCATGGCGCGCTTCCTGCCCATCTTGCGCACCTTCGCACCGTTCGTCGCGGGCATTGCCCACATGCACTACCCACGCTTCCTCGGCTTCAGCGTTGCCGGTTCGCTGCTTTGGGTCGGCGGCCTGGTCACCTTGGGCTACTTCTTCGGCAACGTGCCATTCATCAAGCAGCACCTGTCGCTGATGGTGGTGGGCATCATCATCCTGTCGCTGGTGCCGATGATTCTCGGCTTGCTGCGTGGGCGCCTGGGCCGTACGGCCAAGGCTCACTGA
- a CDS encoding GNAT family N-acetyltransferase, with amino-acid sequence MRIIKATLEHLDLLTPLFVKYREFYGQLPYPDSSRSFLEKRLKRDESVIYLALPDDDDGKLLGFCQLYPSYSSLSLKRVWILNDIYVAEDSRRMLVADHLIREAKKMAKETNAVRMRVSTSANNEVAHKTYESIGFREDTEFKSYILPISQD; translated from the coding sequence ATGCGCATCATCAAAGCAACCCTGGAACACCTCGACCTGCTCACCCCGTTGTTCGTCAAATACCGTGAGTTCTACGGGCAACTGCCCTACCCCGACAGCTCGCGCAGTTTTTTGGAAAAGCGCCTGAAGCGGGACGAATCGGTGATTTACCTGGCACTTCCGGATGATGACGACGGCAAACTGCTGGGCTTTTGCCAGCTGTACCCGAGCTACTCGTCGCTGTCGTTGAAGCGGGTATGGATTCTCAACGATATCTATGTAGCCGAGGACTCCCGGCGCATGCTGGTCGCCGACCACCTGATTCGCGAAGCGAAGAAAATGGCCAAGGAGACCAATGCCGTGCGCATGCGCGTGTCAACCAGCGCGAACAATGAAGTGGCGCACAAGACTTACGAATCCATCGGGTTTCGTGAGGATACCGAGTTCAAGAGCTACATCCTGCCAATCAGCCAGGATTGA
- the eutC gene encoding ethanolamine ammonia-lyase subunit EutC, producing the protein MDHRTPTPDNPWLALRNLTPARIALGRTGTSLPTGAQLDFQFAHAQARDAVHLAFDHAGLASQLSDRGRESLVLHSAASDRHQYLQRPDLGRRLNEDSIATLRQHAQANPGGVDLAIVVADGLSALAVHRHTLPFLTRFDEQAAADGWTCAPVVLVQQGRVAVADEVGELLGARMTVMLIGERPGLSSPDSLGLYFTYAPKVGLTDAYRNCISNIRLEGLSYGMAAHRLLYLMREACRRQLSGVNLKDEAEVHSLENEDSANQKGNFLLGKG; encoded by the coding sequence ATGGACCACCGCACGCCTACCCCCGACAACCCTTGGCTGGCCCTGCGCAACCTGACCCCGGCGCGCATCGCCCTGGGCCGCACCGGCACCAGCCTGCCGACCGGGGCGCAGCTGGACTTCCAGTTCGCCCATGCCCAGGCACGAGATGCCGTGCACCTGGCTTTCGACCACGCCGGCCTGGCCAGCCAGCTGAGTGACCGCGGGCGCGAAAGCCTGGTGTTGCACAGCGCTGCCAGCGACCGCCACCAGTACCTGCAGCGCCCGGACCTTGGGCGGCGGCTGAACGAAGACTCGATTGCGACCCTTCGCCAGCACGCCCAGGCCAACCCCGGCGGCGTCGATCTGGCCATCGTGGTGGCTGACGGCCTCTCGGCACTGGCCGTGCATCGCCACACACTGCCGTTCCTGACCCGCTTCGACGAACAGGCTGCCGCCGACGGCTGGACCTGCGCCCCGGTGGTGCTGGTGCAGCAGGGCCGCGTGGCAGTGGCCGATGAGGTCGGCGAGCTGCTGGGCGCTCGGATGACGGTGATGCTGATCGGCGAGCGCCCGGGGCTGAGCTCGCCCGACAGCCTTGGCCTGTATTTCACTTACGCACCCAAGGTCGGCCTGACCGATGCCTACCGCAACTGCATTTCCAATATCCGCCTGGAGGGACTGAGCTATGGCATGGCGGCGCACCGCCTGTTGTACTTGATGCGCGAAGCCTGCCGGCGCCAGCTTTCCGGGGTGAATCTAAAGGACGAAGCCGAGGTCCATAGCCTGGAGAATGAAGACAGCGCCAACCAGAAAGGTAACTTCCTGCTCGGCAAAGGGTAA
- a CDS encoding ethanolamine ammonia-lyase subunit EutB: MASFVHTVGHLVYRFDSLKEVMAKASPARSGDCLAGVAASNDAERVAAQMALANIPLTHFLNEALIPYEADEVTRLIIDTHDAQAFAPVSHLTVGGLRDWLLSEEANEDSLRALAPGLTPEMAAAVSKIMRVQDLVLVAQKIRVVTRFRGTMGLRGRLSTRLQPNHPTDEPAGIAASILDGLLYGNGDAMIGINPATDSIASICALLEMLDAIIQRYDIPTQSCVLTHVTTSIEAINRGVPLDLVFQSIAGTEAANAGFGINLNVLQEGYEAGLSLKRGTLGQNLMYFETGQGSALSANAHHGVDQQTCETRAYAVARHFKPFLVNTVVGFIGPEYLYNGKQIIRAGLEDHFCGKLLGVPMGCDICYTNHAEADQDDMDTLLTLLGVAGINFIMGIPGSDDIMLNYQTTSFHDALYARQTLGLKPGPEFEAWLARTGIFTQADGRVRFGDNLPPAFRQALAQLA, encoded by the coding sequence ATGGCAAGTTTCGTACACACGGTCGGCCATCTGGTCTACCGCTTCGACAGCCTCAAGGAAGTGATGGCCAAGGCCAGCCCGGCACGCTCCGGGGACTGCCTGGCAGGCGTGGCGGCCAGCAACGACGCCGAGCGCGTCGCCGCGCAGATGGCGTTGGCCAACATTCCGCTGACGCACTTTCTCAATGAAGCACTGATCCCTTACGAAGCAGATGAAGTGACCCGCCTGATCATCGACACCCACGATGCCCAGGCCTTCGCCCCGGTCAGCCACCTGACCGTGGGTGGCCTGCGTGACTGGCTGCTGAGCGAGGAAGCCAACGAAGACAGCCTGCGCGCCCTGGCGCCCGGGTTGACCCCGGAAATGGCCGCTGCCGTGTCGAAGATCATGCGCGTGCAGGACCTGGTGCTGGTGGCGCAGAAAATCCGCGTGGTCACCCGGTTCCGCGGCACCATGGGCCTGCGCGGGCGCCTGTCGACCCGGCTGCAACCCAACCACCCGACAGACGAACCGGCCGGTATTGCCGCCAGCATTCTCGACGGCTTGCTGTACGGCAACGGCGACGCCATGATCGGCATCAACCCGGCCACCGACAGCATCGCTTCGATCTGCGCCCTGCTGGAAATGCTCGACGCCATCATCCAGCGCTACGACATCCCCACCCAGTCCTGCGTGCTGACCCACGTCACCACCTCGATCGAAGCGATCAACCGCGGCGTGCCACTGGACCTGGTGTTCCAGTCCATCGCCGGCACAGAGGCGGCCAACGCCGGCTTCGGCATCAACCTGAACGTGTTGCAGGAAGGCTACGAAGCAGGGCTGTCGCTGAAACGTGGCACCCTCGGGCAGAACCTGATGTATTTCGAAACCGGCCAGGGCAGCGCGCTCTCGGCCAACGCCCACCACGGCGTCGACCAGCAGACCTGCGAAACCCGCGCCTATGCCGTGGCTCGTCACTTCAAGCCGTTCCTGGTCAACACCGTGGTCGGTTTCATTGGCCCGGAATACCTGTACAACGGCAAGCAGATCATCCGCGCCGGCCTCGAAGACCATTTCTGCGGCAAACTGCTGGGCGTGCCGATGGGTTGCGATATCTGCTACACCAACCATGCCGAAGCCGATCAGGACGACATGGACACCTTGTTGACGCTGCTGGGGGTGGCCGGCATCAACTTCATCATGGGCATCCCCGGCTCCGACGACATCATGCTCAACTACCAGACCACCTCGTTCCATGACGCGTTGTACGCGCGCCAGACCCTGGGCCTGAAGCCCGGGCCGGAATTCGAGGCATGGCTGGCCCGCACCGGTATCTTCACCCAGGCCGATGGCCGGGTGCGCTTCGGTGACAACCTGCCGCCGGCCTTCCGCCAGGCCTTGGCACAGCTTGCATAG
- the eat gene encoding ethanolamine permease has product MPSEHSAGSPAGSSVDFEKVGSDYFQQRELKKGAAGWVLLVGLGVAYVISGDYAGWNFGLAQGGWGGMFLATLLMATMYLCMCFSLAELSSMIPTAGGGYGFARSAFGPWGGFLTGTAILIEYAIAPAAIAVFIGAYCQSLFGIGGWMIYLAFYIVFISIHIFGVGEALKLMFIITAIAAIALAVFLIGMVPHFDAAKLFDIAKTDAVGASSFLPFGYVGVWAAIPYAIWFFLAVEGVPLAAEETKNPKRDLPRGLIGAMLVLLAFALLILVVGPGGAGSEALKASGNPLVEALSKAYGGSTWMGGFVNLVGLAGLIASFFSIIYAYSRQIFALSRAGYLPRKLSETNKSKAPVLALVIPGIIGFALSLTGQGDLLILVAVFGATLSYVLMMAAHITLRIRRPKMERPYRTPGGIFTSGLALVLACIAVVAGFLVDPRVVIGAAVIYAVLIAYFAFYSRHHLVAGTPEEEFAAIQKAEEALH; this is encoded by the coding sequence ATGCCAAGCGAACATTCCGCCGGATCGCCGGCAGGCTCCTCCGTCGACTTCGAGAAAGTCGGCTCTGACTATTTCCAGCAACGTGAACTGAAAAAAGGCGCCGCCGGCTGGGTACTGCTGGTCGGCCTGGGCGTGGCGTACGTCATTTCCGGCGATTACGCCGGCTGGAACTTCGGCCTGGCGCAGGGTGGCTGGGGCGGCATGTTCCTGGCCACCTTGCTGATGGCAACCATGTACCTGTGCATGTGCTTCTCGCTGGCCGAACTGTCGTCGATGATCCCCACCGCTGGCGGCGGCTACGGCTTTGCCCGCAGCGCGTTCGGACCGTGGGGCGGCTTTTTGACCGGCACGGCGATCCTGATCGAATACGCCATCGCCCCAGCCGCCATCGCGGTGTTCATCGGCGCCTACTGCCAATCGCTGTTCGGTATCGGCGGCTGGATGATCTACCTGGCGTTCTACATCGTGTTCATCAGCATCCACATTTTCGGCGTGGGTGAGGCACTGAAGCTGATGTTCATCATCACCGCCATCGCCGCCATTGCCCTGGCCGTATTCCTGATAGGCATGGTGCCCCATTTTGATGCAGCCAAACTGTTCGACATCGCCAAAACGGACGCCGTCGGCGCCAGCAGCTTCCTGCCGTTCGGCTATGTCGGCGTGTGGGCAGCCATCCCTTACGCCATCTGGTTCTTCCTTGCCGTCGAAGGCGTGCCGCTGGCCGCAGAAGAAACCAAGAACCCCAAGCGTGACCTGCCACGCGGCCTGATCGGCGCCATGCTGGTACTGCTGGCCTTCGCCTTGCTGATCCTGGTGGTCGGCCCAGGCGGCGCAGGCTCCGAGGCGCTGAAGGCCTCCGGTAACCCGCTGGTCGAAGCCCTGTCGAAGGCCTACGGCGGCTCCACCTGGATGGGAGGCTTCGTCAACCTGGTCGGTCTGGCCGGGCTGATCGCCAGCTTCTTCTCGATCATCTATGCCTATTCCCGGCAGATCTTCGCCCTGTCCCGCGCCGGTTACCTGCCGCGCAAACTGTCGGAAACCAACAAGAGCAAGGCCCCGGTACTGGCCTTGGTCATCCCCGGCATCATCGGGTTTGCCCTGTCGCTGACGGGCCAGGGTGACTTGCTGATCCTGGTGGCAGTGTTTGGCGCTACCCTGTCTTACGTGCTGATGATGGCTGCGCACATCACCCTGCGCATCCGCCGGCCAAAGATGGAGCGCCCCTACCGCACCCCGGGTGGCATCTTCACATCCGGCCTGGCGCTGGTGCTGGCGTGCATCGCCGTGGTCGCCGGATTCCTGGTTGACCCGCGGGTAGTCATTGGCGCTGCAGTGATCTATGCGGTATTAATTGCCTACTTTGCTTTCTACAGCCGCCACCACTTGGTTGCGGGCACACCGGAAGAGGAATTCGCCGCGATCCAGAAGGCCGAAGAGGCCCTGCACTGA
- the exaC gene encoding acetaldehyde dehydrogenase ExaC, giving the protein MRYAHPGTEGAKVSFKSRYGNYIGGEFVTPVKGQYFENTSPVNGKLIAEFPRSTAEDIDKALDAAHAAADAWGRTSVQDRSNVLLKIADRIEQNLELLAITETWDNGKPIRETLNADIPLAVDHFRYFAGCIRAQEGGAAEINEGTVAYHIHEPLGVVGQIIPWNFPILMAAWKLAPALAAGNCVVLKPAEQTPLGITVLLEVIGDLLPPGVLNVVQGYGREAGEALATSKRIAKIAFTGSTPVGSHIMKCAAENIIPSTVELGGKSPNVYFEDIMQAEPSFIEKAAEGMVLAFFNQGEVCTCPSRALVQESIYPQFMEVVMKKVLQIKRGDPLDTDTMVGAQASQQQFEKILSYLQIAQEEGAELLTGGKVEKLEGSLATGYYIQPTLLKGNNKMRVFQEEIFGPVVSVTTFKDEAEALAIANDTEFGLGAGVWTRDINRAYRMGRGIKAGRVWTNCYHLYPAHAAFGGYKKSGVGRETHKMMLDHYQQTKNLLVSYDINPLGFF; this is encoded by the coding sequence ATGCGTTATGCACATCCCGGTACCGAAGGCGCGAAGGTTTCCTTCAAGAGCCGCTACGGCAACTACATCGGTGGTGAGTTCGTTACTCCGGTAAAGGGGCAGTACTTCGAAAATACCTCCCCGGTGAATGGCAAGCTGATCGCTGAGTTCCCCCGCTCTACTGCCGAAGACATCGACAAAGCCCTGGATGCCGCCCATGCTGCGGCCGACGCCTGGGGCCGCACTTCAGTGCAGGATCGTTCCAACGTGCTGCTGAAGATCGCCGACCGCATCGAGCAGAACCTCGAACTGCTGGCCATTACCGAAACCTGGGACAACGGCAAGCCGATCCGCGAAACCCTCAACGCCGACATTCCGCTGGCGGTCGACCACTTCCGCTATTTCGCTGGCTGCATCCGCGCCCAGGAAGGCGGCGCTGCCGAAATCAATGAAGGCACCGTGGCCTACCACATCCACGAGCCACTGGGCGTGGTCGGGCAGATCATCCCCTGGAACTTCCCGATCCTGATGGCTGCCTGGAAGCTTGCCCCGGCACTGGCAGCTGGTAACTGCGTGGTGCTCAAGCCTGCCGAACAGACGCCGCTGGGTATCACCGTACTGCTCGAAGTCATTGGCGACCTGTTGCCACCTGGCGTGCTCAACGTAGTGCAAGGCTATGGCCGCGAAGCCGGTGAAGCCCTGGCCACCAGCAAACGCATCGCCAAGATCGCCTTCACCGGCTCTACCCCGGTGGGCTCGCACATCATGAAATGCGCCGCCGAGAACATCATCCCGTCCACCGTCGAACTGGGTGGCAAGTCGCCGAACGTGTACTTCGAAGACATCATGCAGGCCGAACCAAGCTTCATCGAGAAGGCGGCAGAAGGCATGGTGCTGGCGTTCTTCAACCAGGGTGAAGTGTGCACCTGCCCGTCGCGTGCCCTGGTGCAAGAGTCGATCTATCCGCAGTTCATGGAAGTGGTGATGAAGAAGGTGCTGCAGATCAAGCGCGGCGACCCGTTGGACACCGACACCATGGTCGGCGCCCAGGCCTCGCAGCAGCAGTTCGAAAAGATCCTCTCGTACCTGCAGATTGCCCAGGAAGAAGGCGCCGAGCTGCTCACCGGCGGCAAGGTCGAGAAGCTGGAAGGTTCGCTGGCTACCGGTTACTACATCCAGCCGACCCTGCTCAAGGGCAACAACAAGATGCGCGTGTTCCAGGAAGAAATCTTCGGCCCGGTGGTCAGCGTCACCACCTTCAAGGACGAAGCCGAAGCGCTGGCAATTGCCAACGACACCGAGTTCGGCCTGGGCGCCGGCGTGTGGACCCGCGACATCAACCGTGCCTACCGCATGGGCCGGGGCATCAAGGCTGGCCGTGTGTGGACCAACTGCTACCACCTGTACCCGGCGCATGCCGCGTTCGGCGGGTACAAGAAGTCGGGGGTTGGGCGTGAGACGCACAAGATGATGCTGGATCACTATCAGCAGACCAAGAACCTGCTGGTGAGCTACGACATCAATCCGCTGGGCTTCTTCTAG
- a CDS encoding sigma-54-dependent Fis family transcriptional regulator produces MQSNHFTRHARQVHSVAHGGAGEGGSDPSIARSWLRCLEDYHLDPAVIEAPVVLEHGRLLESRERLHQVLQIADHEMNSLHQQLSGAGHAVLLTDARGVILNCVSAPAERRSFERAGLWLGADWSEAREGTNGIGTCLVERQALTIHQNEHFRGRHTGLTCSASPVFDPHGDLLAVLDVSSARPDVSRQSQFHTMALVNLSAKMIESCYFLRHFEQQWLLRFHLQAESVGLFSEGLLAFDGDGRICAANQSALNLLGTVRGGVLGKPLECFFACSHDEMFSRATPGGSAVWPLRTLDGRQVFASLRGQARAPVWSVPAAQPRPAGEVEPLVCLLDPALQNDFRRSVRVFERDVPLLLRGETGCGKEAFAQAVHQASERRGKPFVAINCASIPESLIESELFGYRGGSFTGARKEGMRGKLLQADGGTLLLDEIGDMPLALQTRLLRVLEERQVVPIGGEPQAVDVRIVSATHRDLLERVEQGSFREDLYYRLNGLEVALPAVRERSDKAQLLDFLLRQETQGQWIDIEPRARQALLAFNWPGNVRQMRNVLRTLVALCEDARITFADLPAVIRTSPPLAGVGEPAKMSDQEMEGEGVALVRGQARSHRSGGAAEIEGESAGTEVLLDAERQALKEVLEAKHWHLTRVAEHLGISRNTLYRKLRKHGITRGD; encoded by the coding sequence ATGCAGAGCAATCACTTCACTCGCCATGCCCGGCAGGTCCATAGCGTTGCCCATGGCGGGGCCGGGGAGGGCGGCAGTGATCCGTCCATCGCCCGTTCCTGGCTGCGCTGCCTGGAGGATTACCACCTCGACCCGGCGGTGATCGAAGCGCCGGTGGTGCTTGAGCATGGGCGCCTGCTGGAAAGCCGCGAGCGCCTGCACCAGGTGCTGCAAATTGCCGACCATGAAATGAACAGCCTGCACCAGCAGCTTTCCGGCGCAGGCCACGCGGTGCTGCTGACCGACGCCCGCGGGGTGATCCTCAATTGCGTCAGTGCCCCCGCCGAGCGGCGCAGCTTCGAGCGTGCCGGGCTGTGGCTGGGCGCTGACTGGAGCGAGGCGCGCGAGGGCACCAATGGCATCGGCACATGTCTGGTCGAGCGCCAGGCGCTGACCATCCATCAGAACGAGCACTTCCGTGGCCGTCACACCGGGCTGACCTGCTCGGCCAGCCCGGTGTTCGACCCGCATGGCGACCTGCTGGCGGTGCTCGACGTGTCCTCTGCGCGCCCCGACGTATCGCGGCAAAGCCAGTTCCACACCATGGCGTTGGTCAACCTGTCGGCGAAGATGATCGAAAGCTGCTATTTCCTGCGCCATTTCGAGCAGCAATGGTTATTGCGTTTTCACCTGCAAGCCGAGTCGGTCGGCCTGTTCAGCGAAGGCTTGCTGGCGTTCGACGGCGATGGGCGCATTTGCGCTGCCAACCAAAGCGCACTGAACCTGCTGGGTACGGTACGGGGTGGCGTGCTGGGCAAACCGTTGGAGTGCTTTTTCGCGTGCAGCCATGACGAAATGTTCAGCCGTGCCACGCCCGGCGGCAGTGCTGTCTGGCCGCTGCGCACCCTGGACGGTCGCCAGGTGTTCGCCAGCCTGCGGGGGCAGGCCCGGGCGCCGGTGTGGTCGGTGCCGGCCGCCCAGCCGCGGCCCGCAGGTGAAGTGGAGCCGCTGGTCTGTCTGCTTGACCCTGCGTTGCAAAATGATTTCCGCCGCAGCGTGCGGGTGTTCGAGCGCGATGTGCCATTGCTGCTGCGCGGCGAGACCGGCTGTGGCAAGGAAGCCTTCGCCCAGGCTGTGCATCAGGCCAGTGAGCGGCGCGGCAAGCCGTTCGTCGCCATCAACTGCGCGTCTATCCCGGAAAGCCTGATCGAGAGTGAGCTTTTCGGGTACCGCGGCGGCAGTTTTACCGGCGCGCGCAAGGAGGGCATGCGCGGCAAGCTGTTGCAGGCCGACGGCGGCACCTTGCTGCTGGACGAGATCGGCGATATGCCGCTTGCCCTGCAAACCCGACTGCTGCGGGTGCTGGAGGAGCGCCAGGTGGTGCCGATCGGGGGAGAGCCGCAGGCGGTGGACGTGCGCATCGTCAGCGCTACGCACCGTGACCTGCTGGAACGGGTTGAACAGGGCAGTTTCCGCGAGGACCTGTATTACCGCCTCAATGGCCTGGAGGTCGCGCTGCCGGCGGTACGCGAACGCAGTGACAAGGCGCAGTTGCTGGACTTTCTGCTGCGTCAGGAGACGCAGGGGCAATGGATAGACATCGAGCCCCGGGCGCGGCAGGCGCTGCTCGCATTTAACTGGCCAGGGAACGTGCGGCAGATGCGCAATGTGCTGCGTACCCTGGTGGCGCTTTGCGAAGATGCCCGCATTACCTTTGCGGACCTCCCCGCAGTCATCCGCACCAGCCCACCTCTCGCGGGGGTAGGCGAGCCCGCGAAGATGTCCGACCAGGAAATGGAGGGCGAGGGCGTTGCCCTCGTTCGCGGGCAAGCCCGCTCCCACAGGTCCGGCGGTGCCGCAGAGATTGAGGGTGAATCTGCAGGGACCGAGGTTCTGCTCGACGCGGAGCGGCAAGCGCTGAAGGAGGTCCTGGAGGCAAAACACTGGCATCTCACCCGCGTTGCCGAGCACTTGGGCATCAGCCGCAATACCTTGTATCGAAAACTGCGCAAACACGGCATTACCAGGGGCGACTGA
- the mpl gene encoding UDP-N-acetylmuramate:L-alanyl-gamma-D-glutamyl-meso-diaminopimelate ligase, with translation MHIHILGICGTFMGSLAVLAKELGHRVTGSDANVYPPMSTQLEAQGIELTQGYDPAQLDPAPDLVVIGNAMSRGNPAVEYVLNKGLPYVSGPQWLADHVLQGRWVLAVAGTHGKTTTSSMLAWVLEHAGMSPGFLIGGVPQNFSASARLGDTPFFVVEADEYDSAFFDKRSKFVHYHPRTAILNNLEFDHADIFPDLASIERQFHHLVRTIPSEGLVIHPTTEQALERVIGMGCWTPVQTTGEGGQWQARLLSPDGSRFEVLFEGEVQGVVDWALTGQHNVANALATLAAARHVGVVPAMGIDGLSAFKSVKRRMEKVAEVQGVTIYDDFAHHPTAIATTLDGLRKRVGEAPVIAVIEPRSNSMKLGAHRDGLPESVNDADQVIWYAPANLGWDLAATAAQCKVPSVVADSLEAIIERVKGQARPGTQVVIMSNGGFGGLHGKLAEALK, from the coding sequence ATGCATATTCACATTCTCGGTATTTGCGGCACTTTCATGGGTTCGCTGGCGGTGCTGGCCAAGGAACTTGGCCACCGCGTCACCGGCTCTGACGCCAACGTCTATCCCCCGATGAGCACCCAGCTCGAAGCCCAGGGTATCGAACTGACCCAAGGCTATGACCCGGCCCAGCTGGATCCGGCGCCAGACCTGGTGGTCATCGGCAACGCCATGTCGCGCGGCAACCCAGCGGTTGAATACGTGCTGAACAAGGGCCTGCCCTACGTCTCCGGCCCCCAGTGGCTGGCCGACCACGTGCTGCAAGGCCGCTGGGTGCTGGCCGTTGCCGGTACTCACGGCAAGACCACCACCAGCAGCATGCTGGCCTGGGTGCTGGAGCACGCCGGCATGAGCCCGGGCTTCCTGATTGGCGGCGTGCCGCAGAACTTCTCGGCGTCGGCCCGCTTGGGCGACACGCCGTTCTTTGTGGTGGAAGCCGACGAGTACGACAGCGCCTTCTTCGACAAGCGCTCGAAGTTCGTCCACTATCACCCGCGTACCGCGATCCTCAACAACCTTGAGTTCGATCACGCGGACATCTTCCCGGACCTGGCCTCGATCGAGCGGCAGTTCCACCACCTGGTGCGGACTATCCCCAGCGAAGGCCTGGTCATCCACCCGACCACCGAGCAAGCGCTGGAGCGTGTGATCGGCATGGGCTGCTGGACCCCTGTGCAAACCACCGGTGAGGGCGGCCAGTGGCAAGCCCGCCTGCTCAGCCCAGATGGCTCGCGCTTTGAAGTACTGTTCGAGGGCGAAGTGCAGGGTGTGGTGGACTGGGCGCTGACCGGCCAGCACAACGTCGCCAATGCCTTGGCTACCCTGGCAGCAGCGCGTCATGTAGGGGTGGTACCGGCCATGGGCATCGACGGCCTGAGTGCGTTCAAGAGCGTCAAGCGGCGCATGGAGAAGGTTGCCGAAGTACAAGGTGTGACCATCTACGATGACTTCGCCCACCATCCGACCGCCATTGCCACCACGCTCGACGGCCTGCGCAAGCGGGTGGGGGAGGCGCCTGTGATCGCGGTGATCGAGCCACGCTCCAACTCGATGAAGCTCGGCGCCCATCGTGACGGCCTGCCAGAAAGCGTCAACGACGCTGACCAGGTGATCTGGTATGCGCCGGCCAACCTCGGCTGGGACCTGGCCGCCACCGCTGCGCAGTGCAAGGTGCCGAGCGTGGTGGCCGATAGCCTCGAAGCGATCATCGAGCGGGTCAAAGGTCAGGCTCGCCCAGGCACCCAGGTGGTGATCATGAGCAACGGCGGCTTCGGCGGCCTGCACGGCAAGCTGGCCGAGGCGCTGAAGTGA
- the ubiX gene encoding flavin prenyltransferase UbiX, which translates to MNGPERITLAMTGASGAQYGLRLLDCLVREDREVHFLISKAAQLVMATETDVVLPAKPQAMQAFLTEYTGAADGQIRVYGKEDWMSPVASGSGAPAAMVVVPCSTGTLSAIATGACNNLIERAADVTLKERRQLILVPREAPFSTIHLENMLKLSQMGAVILPAAPGFYHQPQTIDDLVDFVVARILNLLNIPQDMLPRWGEHHFGVDD; encoded by the coding sequence GTGAACGGGCCGGAACGCATCACCCTGGCCATGACGGGCGCCTCGGGTGCCCAGTATGGCCTTCGCCTGCTCGATTGCCTGGTACGCGAAGACCGCGAGGTGCACTTCCTGATTTCCAAGGCCGCACAGTTGGTGATGGCCACCGAGACGGATGTTGTGTTGCCGGCCAAGCCCCAGGCGATGCAGGCCTTCCTGACCGAATACACCGGCGCGGCCGACGGGCAGATCCGTGTGTATGGCAAGGAAGACTGGATGTCGCCGGTAGCCTCGGGTTCTGGCGCCCCGGCGGCAATGGTGGTGGTCCCCTGTTCCACTGGCACCTTGTCGGCCATTGCCACTGGCGCCTGCAACAACCTGATCGAGCGTGCTGCCGACGTTACCCTCAAGGAGCGTCGCCAGCTGATCCTGGTGCCACGCGAAGCGCCATTCTCCACCATCCACCTGGAAAACATGCTCAAGCTGTCGCAAATGGGCGCGGTGATCCTGCCGGCGGCACCGGGGTTCTATCACCAGCCGCAGACCATCGACGACCTGGTCGACTTTGTCGTGGCGCGTATCCTCAACCTGCTGAACATCCCCCAGGATATGTTGCCGCGTTGGGGCGAGCACCACTTCGGGGTGGATGATTGA
- a CDS encoding YceK/YidQ family lipoprotein, which produces MKRALAGLLALVMLGGCATVRTLDANKPGAPVVYAGTRLDLYVINGGCCPRDHYGADAPAYPRLDLPGSMLLDTLLLPLSLLTAAGIGFQASGGL; this is translated from the coding sequence TTGAAACGAGCACTGGCGGGGTTGCTGGCGCTGGTGATGCTGGGTGGCTGCGCCACGGTGCGCACGCTGGATGCCAACAAGCCCGGCGCACCGGTGGTGTATGCCGGTACCCGGCTGGATTTGTATGTGATCAATGGCGGGTGTTGCCCACGGGATCATTACGGGGCGGACGCTCCGGCGTATCCGCGCCTGGATCTGCCGGGGAGCATGTTGCTTGATACCCTGCTGCTGCCGTTGTCTTTGCTGACAGCGGCCGGCATAGGCTTCCAGGCTAGCGGCGGCCTGTGA